The Streptomyces sp. BHT-5-2 genomic interval GGTCATCGACTCCAGTGCGATGTCAAACATCGGTGCCTCCGTCGCCACTGCCGTTGTGTCCCGCCGAACTCCCCGCCGGGCGCGCCCGGTTCGCGGGTGCCGTGCCTGGGAATTCCGGATCGACCTCGCCGGGCCTGGGCGGTCCGACCAGGTCGGCGTCGCCTTCCCCGCCGTCGCAGGCGGTGAGGGTGTAGCCGCGCCCCCACGCCGTGCGGATCTCCAGCCGCAGCGGGGTGAGCCGGCGGCGGATTCTCATGATGTGGAGGTCGAGCGCGTTGCGACTGGCGTGGCGGTCGCCCTGGCACAGCCGCTTCCTGAGGGATTCGCGCGAGACGACCTCGCCGAAGTTGACGGTCAGCAGCCGGACCAGTTCCGCCTCGGTGGGGGAGACGGTCACGGTGCACGAGCCGCGGCGGATGACGCCGTTGGGATCGACCTGCGGAGCGTAGTGGCCGAGGTTGCGGGCCCGGAGCGTGGCGATACGGACCTGGATGTCCTCGTTCCTGGTCGGCAACCGGATCCAGTCCTCGCGGATGTCCGCGCACACGGGTGCGTCGGTGCCCTCGTCGATGACCAGCAGCCTCAACTGGCCGGACTTCCGGCACCATTCCCGCTTGTACGCCTCCCGTGGCCAGCGGATGATCTTCACACAGGGGTGGCAGCCCGGACTGTTCAACATCGTTTCTCCTCGGCCATCCGCCGGTACCTCCGATCGTCGGTGTCCTGGAAAACCACGGTGCGGAGCGCCGCAGTCGGCTGGTCTGCCGGGGTCATACGGCTACACCACCCTGCGCAACGAGGTGCGGAACCGCCGGGCGGTCGCGACGTAGTCCTCGACGATGTCCGCGACGGCGTCCATGGGGAACAGGGTGTTCTCCCGGTTCTTCGCCGGAACGCCGAGTGCGATGCAGCCGGTCGGCACATGGCCGTCGAAGGTGATGACCGCGCCCGCCGCGACCATGGCACCCGACTCGATCACCGCGGAGTTGAGCACGATCGAACCCGACGCGACCAGGCAGCCGTCGCCGATCCGCGCGCCCTCGATATGGACCATGTGCCCGATCACCGTGCCGGAACCGATGACGGCGGGTGTCTCGGGGGCCGCGTGGATCACGCTGCCGTCCTGGATGTTCGTCCGCGCGCCCACCTCGACTCGGCCGTCGTCGCC includes:
- a CDS encoding helix-turn-helix domain-containing protein; this encodes MLNSPGCHPCVKIIRWPREAYKREWCRKSGQLRLLVIDEGTDAPVCADIREDWIRLPTRNEDIQVRIATLRARNLGHYAPQVDPNGVIRRGSCTVTVSPTEAELVRLLTVNFGEVVSRESLRKRLCQGDRHASRNALDLHIMRIRRRLTPLRLEIRTAWGRGYTLTACDGGEGDADLVGPPRPGEVDPEFPGTAPANRARPAGSSAGHNGSGDGGTDV
- a CDS encoding gamma carbonic anhydrase family protein, translating into MPVYALGDVEPQIHPDAYVHPDATVIGDVHVAAHASVWPQVVLRGDDGRVEVGARTNIQDGSVIHAAPETPAVIGSGTVIGHMVHIEGARIGDGCLVASGSIVLNSAVIESGAMVAAGAVITFDGHVPTGCIALGVPAKNRENTLFPMDAVADIVEDYVATARRFRTSLRRVV